A DNA window from Helianthus annuus cultivar XRQ/B chromosome 15, HanXRQr2.0-SUNRISE, whole genome shotgun sequence contains the following coding sequences:
- the LOC110911253 gene encoding serine/threonine-protein kinase D6PK encodes MDSLVEGVSSLSTSHNSLLGYNPPGKTRPPHHPSKHSKPDTTHTSAHIGSSSKQSHKTSYDPNKGKSNGLGPNAVLDQTAKDYFHKQILALEAKAAGIKHDEPEPDTEPVDPGRFCPSPQSSLYSITQFTEAKQSFTNTEISEGGSSIGKSIESGDVGVSGDHVESNKSSVYRESTGSDVSEESSLGSFTSAIYKPHKQNDTRWEAVRVVRSMNDMGMLEMKHFRHLKRLGCGDIGSVYLSELIGTRSYFAMKVMDKAALASRNKLLRAQTEREILQSLDHPFLPTLYTHFDTEKLSCLVMEYCPGGDLHALRQKQPGKYFSEHAARFYVAEVLLAMEYLHMLGIIYRDLKPENVLVREDGHIMLSDFDLSLRCAVNPKLVRSTNPTVEAKNSGYCVQPACIEPSCVVQPACIQPSCFVPRFMSKPKKEKKLKPKPKPKTEIQNQVSPLPELIAEPTSARSMSFVGTHEYLAPEIIKGEGHGSAVDWWTFGIFLYELLFGKTPFKGNGNRATLFNVVGQPLRFPDSPSVSFAARDLIRGLLVKEPQHRLAYKRGATEIKQHPFFQSVNWALIRCATPPDVPKPAPEMVGVDVKPSGNYLEIDFF; translated from the exons ATGGATTCACTTGTTGAAGGAGTCAGTTCTTTGTCAACTAGCCATAACTCTTTATTAGGGTACAATCCACCGGGTAAAACCCGCCCGCCTCATCACCCGTCAAAGCACTCGAAACCCGACACAACCCACACATCGGCACATATTGGAAGTTCTTCGAAACAATCTCATAAAACATCGTATGATCCGAATAAAGGGAAATCGAACGGGTTGGGACCCAATGCGGTTCTCGATCAAACCGCGAAAGATTACTTTCACAAACAGATTTTAGCGTTAGAAGCTAAAGCGGCTGGGATTAAGCACGATGAGCCCGAGCCTGATACCGAGCCCGTGGATCCTGGACGGTTTTGCCCGAGCCCGCAAAGTAGTTTATACTCGATCACACAGTTTACCGAAGCGAAACAAAGCTTTACCAATACTGAAATAAGCGAAGGTGGAAGTAGTATCGGGAAGTCTATCGAAAGTGGTGATGTCGGGGTTTCGGGTGATCATGTCGAAAGCAATAAATCGAGCGTGTATAGAGAAAGCACCGGGAGTGATGTTAGTGAGGAGAGTAGTTTGGGTAGTTTCACTAGCGCGATTTACAAACCGCATAAGCAAAACGACACGCGATGGGAGGCGGTTCGAGTCGTGAGGTCTATGAACGATATGGGAATGTTGGAGATGAAGCATTTTCGGCATTTGAAACGGTTGGGATGCGGGGATATCGGGAGTGTTTATCTTTCCGAACTGATTGGGACACGGAGTTATTTTGCTATGAAAGTGATGGATAAAGCGGCTCTCGCTAGTAGGAATAAGCTATTAAGGGCGCAAACGGAAAGGGAGATTTTGCAATCTCTGGATCACCCGTTTCTTCCGACGTTGTATACTCATTTCGACACCGAGAAATTGTCGTGTTTGGTGATGGAGTATTGCCCGGGTGGAGATTTGCACGCGCTTCGACAAAAACAACCCGGGAAGTATTTCTCCGAACATGCAGCAAG GTTTTATGTGGCGGAAGTTCTCCTTGCTATGGAGTATCTACACATGCTCGGGATCATTTACCGAGACCTTAAACCGGAGAACGTTTTGGTGCGAGAAGACGGTCACATAATGCTCTCGGATTTCGACCTCTCATTGAGATGCGCCGTGAACCCAAAGCTGGTTCGATCCACCAACCCCACTGTGGAAGCAAAGAACTCCGGCTACTGTGTCCAGCCCGCTTGCATCGAACCCTCATGTGTGGTTCAACCCGCCTGCATCCAGCCCTCGTGTTTCGTCCCTCGGTTCATGAGCAAACCgaaaaaagaaaagaaactgAAACCGAAACCAAAACCGAAAACCGAAATACAGAATCAAGTCTCGCCACTGCCTGAGCTCATTGCGGAGCCCACGAGCGCCCGGTCAATGTCGTTTGTCGGGACCCACGAGTATTTAGCTCCGGAGATCATCAAAGGCGAAGGTCATGGCAGCGCGGTTGACTGGTGGACGTTCGGGATATTTCTTTACGAGCTTTTGTTCGGGAAAACTCCGTTCAAGGGGAACGGTAACCGGGCCACTTTGTTTAACGTTGTCGGGCAACCGTTGAGATTTCCCGATTCGCCTTCGGTTAGTTTTGCGGCGAGGGATTTGATCAGGGGGTTACTTGTGAAAGAGCCGCAGCATCGGCTGGCGTATAAACGAGGGGCAACCGAGATCAAACAGCACCCATTTTTTCAGAGCGTGAACTGGGCGCTGATCCGCTGCGCTACTCCGCCGGATGTACCGAAACCGGCGCCGGAAATGGTGGGAGTAGATGTGAAACCTTCCGGTAACTACTTAGAGATTGATTTCTTTTAG